The following DNA comes from Papaver somniferum cultivar HN1 chromosome 4, ASM357369v1, whole genome shotgun sequence.
AGATTGAAATAACCAAAGAAACAACTGGGAGGCAATATACTCAAATAAAAATCCAAAGAATCGGTGCAACTTGGTGGAGCATTATACTTGAATGAAAATATTAGACTACGCCCCAACTTTTAACTTATAGATAGAGGTTGGATTTTTATATCTAGGTATCTAGCAACCGTAATAGATAAAATTACCAACCTTAACGCTTATGTGCTTGCCATATATAGCAAATTACGTTAAAAGCAACAGAATTATAGTGGGAGTTAAGTTAGATGTGTTCTTAATTATTTCGAGCATATGCTTCTTCATATTCTCGTAAGGTTTCAaaagaaattaaagaaaaatctTCCTTATTCTTCCACCTCtctaaatcaaaaacaaaaaaaagaaaaaaaattgagttaAGCTAACTCAATTATTAATCTTAATTAGCATATTGGTCGTTAACAAAAATAGCAGAGTTAGAAATTTTAAAGATTACtatgacccgtttttgtctttttGCAGCCCTAATAATAGgtttaaaaaaaagtaaaaaagtaTACTGCAGTGTCGCCAAATTGTATGActatcttcttaagtttttcattttttgtatGCTAGTACCACTGAATTGTGAATCAGAAGAATATAACTTGGAGTATACCAAGACCATTTATTGGAGTTCTCAGAAGCACCAGTACCCAAAACAAAAAGGAGCAATGTACAAAATTATTAGTGCAAAATTATAGCCATCAACTTAAAGATCACATGTTTATGGTACACATGATTTTTCTAGACTGCAAAAGATTTATTATATGTCAACTCAAACAACACCAGTGAAAAAGGTCGGTATTCATGAACTCGTACGTATTTTCTAGAATTTGATGCAGTTTTGGTGGCCGAGATCGATCAAAATAAACGTTCAACTTGGAAGGATGGTATCCAGTTTTGAGGGCCAAATCTTACTTAATTGTCTCAACAGTAGTCGCAGTATAAGATTTGTTGTGTGTCTTATCTGCCAACCTTTCGGTGAATATACAAATGAACAACACATAAAACACTCATATTTGTAAATGTAAACTTGATTGTCAACAGCAGTCTGACTTGCTTCCCCATTTTGGCAGCAATGTTAGTTACTAAAGCTCCACAGATATATGTGCCCATTTCTGGGTTTCCCCCACTTAACTAATGTACATATGCTGAAGAGATATATGTGCGAACTGTATCGGTGATTCTGGTGTCTTTAAACACGAAAGTCCTTGACATGGTTGGTGCCGAAAATGCAGAGCAGACATAAATTTAGAACTTTAATGCAAGTACTTGAACTTGCTCGGAGACCTTCGTTGACTGGAGGGATTCTTACGAACGCTAGGTTCCAACACTTCGAATTCTACTTCCCCATTTTGGAAGTTGTGAACATGGAAACTGTGTGATTGCACATGTCATATGTATGTTTATGTTAGTTACTTTTGCACATGCTTGCACGGGTCATAtgtatcacataaaccgattatttaTGTTTGACATTCCTGTGTGATTTGTTTTCGAGAATCGGATTATATATGTTTAGTTATGTACCGATTGTTAACTtgattattactattattattttttttttctttcttaaaaaatGCACCCCAAGGGCATATTATTgagaatcaaaatcaatattaaaATAGATGGTGGGTAACCtaacaacaagctgggcaccaacacctttctgaataacggtcctagcctatgaaaaagagaattgcctatcttaaaATTGGCATCATGTCTTGCCATGCAATTTCTTAATCTCTTTCAGAAAAATTAGAAAATCCGCACCAAGCTCACCAAAAGCAGATAAGGCCAACACACCAAAACCATAGCCGAGTGAAGTGCAAACATCTAAGTATTTATTATTCTTGCGAGTGATTGTTGCAGAAATGGCATGACCTGGTATGAAGTTACGTGTTTTAGCACTAGTGAACGGAGAGACCCCGGTGATATCAAGACAAACATTTTTGCCATCTTCCCAATTATAAACCATCATGTCCGCTAGCCTAAGATCCTTGTTATTAATGACGCCCAAAGAAACCTCTTTTCTAGCTACAATACCAGCTCTATAGCACATATCTGCTAAAACTATCTTTAACTAAATGATGTCTGAATTTAAGCCAAACCCCGCTAGCACAATGGATGGCGTGGTCTCCAACGATATCCATAAGCTTTCCGTAACAGGAACATTTACTATCTTTCTCAAAAAAGGGTATGGCCAAACGATATTGTAAGACAGAGCTAAACTGCCTAGGCCCAACTGCCTGGTTAAGCCCGGGTATAGGTATTGTCTTAAGGAAATCCATAGCATGATCAGATCTATTGCATTTCCAAACAGTAGCCTCACGTGTAGATAAAGAGAAGCTAGAAGGTACCTTTTCCCGGATAGCACCAAAGTAGATAGCTGCCAAAACTTCATgtattggggggggggggggggggggggcatcaTTAATATTGAAGTCAGGAAAGGAAATCCCACAAGCTTGCGTGAATCTATGTAATGTATTATGGAAACCATGGCATAAGTCAGTTGTTACAGGCAACTTCAAAATAGAATTCGGCAAGTGCTGGGTCTGTGCCTGAGATGCAAGGTAGCAGTACTGCATAGTATCCGACATAGTAAGTATACCAAgaccaccatctttgatggggAGAGCGACTAGCCGTTGCTGGACTAAGCCAAAACCAGCCCCATCTCCGACTACAAGGCGACGAAGATATTGCATGAGATGATCATCAAAACGTTTTGCAACATTCTGAAGCGCCTTGGGGCAAGTAGTATGTAGGGAGAAATATAACCTCGATACTCCAGTGCAGCTGTGTAAAAGAAAAAGTTCACATTGAAGATCGTGCAACTCCTGAATCTTGTCCATGAGATGAACGGTTTTATCAACCCTATTCATCACCACATTGCTGCAGAAGTTCGTATCTAAGCTGATTGGTCCACCAAGCAGTTTAACACCGTCTTTTGGCTTACCAATATTCGCAGGAAATGCATTTTCAGTATCCCTTCTCAGGTCATAAGAAGGCCAAAATAATTCCGTATTTGAAATATTCAGATGTAACTCGTAGCCTGGTCCATCCTCTTGAAGAATCTTCAAAGCCTTGGAGTATATtcagtttattattattattattattattattattttgtagaTATGGACTTCAGACACCTAGCGTTTTATACTCGAGAGCTCACCTTGGAGGATATTCTTAGGGCACCAGAACCAGTGCCAGAAAGAAGACTCTATAAATTTTCTTCTGGGCGTGAGACCCGTCTTGAACAAGCCCTCGCACTGATAGACAAGCTTGCACTGGAAGAGCTTTATGAGGTCATGAGGTTCACTAGGAGAAGGAGGGACATGATTTCAGCTGAGAGGGATCGCCATGGATATTTGGAAGGTATGTGGGAAGAAATAGCTGAAGCTCAAGCCATGGATGAAGCagaagctgctgctcttgatggtgatgctggtggtggtgatgctGCTGCAAATGCTCCCGGTGGTGTTGCCGCTGCTGATGTTGGTGCTCCTGCtttttaagtttttaagttttaagttttaGATACTAAAAGTTTAAGTTTATAAGACTTGTGGTTGTTTAAAGTTTGTAACACTCTTTTGGGATGGTTAAGGTTTATATTTTGGATGATCTTGGTGTTGAACTTATTGCACTTaaagttttaattattattatgtgTATCAAACAAGTTTATGCATGCTCAACAATTTTTTTACCAAAACACATGCCCACAATTGGTCTACTCGATATGTTCATATAATCCGATTGTTGAGGGTCCATCAGAGAAACGGTTTATGTGTGGGGTTAGTATAATCTGATTATTCATGCCTTAGAAATGCTGTTTTATCTGTATCTTTTTCAAGATAGAATCGGATCACATATGCAtttatataaaccgattagtgTCGGTGAAAACCTAATTGGATTTTACAGAACTTCGAGAAGAccgattatttcaaattatttcacttttttcagaaaaaatagttgttagggactttctctatatatagagaactcatccttggaccccatttgccccaaaattgCTCATTATATTCCCTCTCATTCCATATACTctacaactactcatttcatacctccacaatggcatcgtttgactctgccgaagatttggcaatcacgaaaacatggtacgccgaaactcgaaTGAAAAATCAGTTCTCCGTAAGGGTAGATGCCGAAACCTTTCGGACAAAGGTACATAACAAATATAGGCAAGATTTTGGGAAttctaatggaagaagtgttcaacaagtccatgataggcaccaagtcatcgaaagtgcgatacttgcttatttagctaTCCAACATCATATTTTGAACGCTAGCCACTTTAGCTTGTCCATTGAACATTTTGTAAgtgtttttgtggtttattttacataatccatgttgttttatctccCAATGAAATGCCACTAACTAAGTAAGTTTGTGTAgtttttttgtagcatgaagtcgtgaaagcgcgctacttggagggaaagggggaagcattcgcattcgatgcaagctatcacttcatggttTCCAAAATTCCGAGGTATGCCCCGGAGATGATGATGGTTGGTGAATCGGACTCGGATTCCTtcgacgaagattgatggttttagaagtttttgtgtaggttttgtgggtatacctctatgtaaaccctcacgagactataactcgtccactagggtcgcctaggggtttaaaggcttgatgcatgtgctaaatgcatcctacaataatgaaatgaatgaaaaaaaaaattcttatgaaagacaacaatcggtttatacaTGTCACATAAAACCCCAATTTGGACAATCGGATTATACATATGCCAACGTCAACCGATTATGGAAGTCCTCTATTAATTTTGGAAAcaccaacccagaatcggtttacaagtgcatgAATGTAAATCGATTCTGGGTActgtttaccaaaaaaaaaatcagaatatttaggttgtttgatgttttgaaaaactctttaacattagttgatctcacatcTAAAACATAATTAACACCTAATACTATTAATTAATGATAATTAATCAGGAGTAAAATAAGTACTTAGGTAACTGTTGGATAAGGGGTGGTGTGAAAGTTATTTCTGATGACCTTTTTTTTCATCTAGTAgcaggccccaattaagtggcataggccccaatttaaccaAGTAAGTATAGGCTCTGCTTTCCGTTATATTTGTTGCCTCAGGTAATACTCCTTTTTGCACCCACGAATCATCATCCTACATATCTCGAACTTCTAAATCCTCAAGAACACCAAATTTATTATTGTCTTCGCCAGTACCTCCACATAAGTAGACTGCACCACCTAACCCTCATTTGTGATACGTATTATAAGCCTTTTAGCCTTCATCTCAGTCCTTGAATCCAAATCGATAGATTTTCCTTGAATAGGAACTTCAACACATCCCTCATCCACCTTAACCTCGCCCATACTTCCTTACTAGAATCCACCACCTTCCTTGGTTGGATATCCTTCGTCTCAATCACATGAATAAGCTTTTTTGCTTTTACAAGTCATTCTGTAATTATTAGTCAAACTAAATTCTTACAGAAGTCAAAAAAACAACTTCTGCAATGACATCCAAACAAGCTATTAGGCTTCTTTGAACACTTCTTCAAAGAATGACCAAAAGAGCTGCAAAAACTACACCTAAGAGGTTTCCAAGGATAACTCACTGGTATCCCAATCCTTTCTCAATAGGCAAACGTAAAGATTGAATAAGAACCAGAACAAAATCACCTGGAACCGATCCAAAATTAAATCTTGACTCGGGTCAACGTCCCTAGAAAAATCGCTTCTCTCTCACCTTGACTTTCTCTTTATTTCGCTATGTTGAGCATAGTACTCTAGGGACACTTAACTCATTTTATTTGTTTTGAGAATCCACCGGCTTCGTATCGACAGTAGTTAAGATTTTATTGTAATTAAAGGATGGATCCAttgttttttcatttcatttctgttttatgTAGTTCTTTATTCCAGGCGTGCAAGTCGTACTAAAACTTCCCCATAAACAGTTGTGGAAGAACAAGGACCATGGAGATAAACAGAAAATTATGAATGACATTATAATTTAGAGTTATTTACAAGCTGTACCATATACACGAGGGCTTATATAAGAGGCAGAAgaaacagaaattttgttaatgtttacATCTGAAAATCCAGCTTCAAAAATGTATTTTCCTGTTTCTCTAGTGAGATGACATCCATCAGCAAGCAGTTGTTGTAAAGGGTCTGCTACATTCTGTACAAATCTGAGACCGGTGCCACCTAAAGAACATAAGTAAATGCAGTCAAATTCAAACAAGCTAAGCTGCAACCTTCATTTACTTCACTTTAAACTAGGGATATATAGATACCTTCTGCAGCCACATGTTCCATGAATACATATAAACCTCCGGGTTTCAGCACTCTCTTCACTTCTGATAGCAATGGTAGAATAAAATTTTAGCTTTTCTAAAAATGTCAAGGCATTTTGACAATGTCAAATTCTCCAGACTACAAAGTGCTATGTGGAATGCAATATAAGCAAATTTATGGAGGAAAGATGTACCAACAATGCATTTTCTAGAGTTAACTCTTCCATCTAACAAACAATGTATATTTATATGCAACAATGTGTTAAACATGGATCCCAATATAAGCAATCAATAGGCAAATCAGAAAATTTTCCAAGAATATAACATGGTCAAGGTGAGACTAAGTAATAACCGGGTAATAAAAACAATGGATAAGTCGGATCATTCTTGGTCAATGAGCGTATTAAGCTGTTTATGTAACCAAATATTTAATCACACTCATAAGAACGAGATGATCGGGGACTTAGTAGCTCAAGATTAAGACTAAGAAAATTTAACTAAATGATCAATGGAGTTCATGAGCTGTTAAAGATACGATAAGGTGTTCTTTATTGTGATTGAACTGATAAAAAGACGATTGTAAAGAAGATGACCAAAGCTTAGCAAAGCTAAACCTTTTAGAGTTGCTTTAACATCTTTAACGGAGCATAACACCAAAGTTCCAACTACTGCATCCATTGAAGCATCATTTGCTGGCAATGCCTCTCCAACCTGCAGAAAATATCAGCTATTAAATGAAAAGTGGGAGTACCCAAAGTTATTGAAAGTAAGCCTAAGTGTTATTATCAATATGACGACCCACAACCCTCTGACTCATCTCTACTCATACAAGGAAAACTGTCATGAGCTTGCATAATTAGCACTTTCAAGATACGAAGCAGCTAAGCAACAAGAACGTCAAATTGCATAGACTGTCAATGTGCCAGCTGCATTAACAATAAAGAATCACAGAAACACCATGCATTAAAAAGAACACaccacaaaaacaacaaaatggcaGAATCATCAATATACTAAGTTCAATTCAAGATTGCACGGAAGTATTCTTCAAACATGACCAGCATTTCTACATGAAAGTACAAATATTTGGTGCAAAACTAAATCGAGTTAAGTGGGACGGAGACATACAGCTTGTGTGTAATAAAAATTAGTTGATGGTAAACCAGCCGCCAATGCTGCTGCGGCAGCGTATTTTTCCATCTTTTTATTTGGATCCACACCATAAACATGAACACCAACATCACCAGCATAATATTTGAGATTTGGGCCAGTACCAATACCAAGCTCCAATACATCCTTGCACTTTCTTCCCCTCAAACTACTAAAAAGCTTTTCtttataacctgcaaccttccaAATAGCGACCAAAGCATTCACCATAAGTACACTCTTAAGTATAAGAATCTAATTcgcaagaaagaagaagaagcagaacaTATTGAGTTCTTATAACAAGCAAAACTGAAAACTAACCTCATCCTCGTAAGACGCCATTCCCTTCTCCATAACTAATGCAAAGAACTCCTCATACCAATCCGGCTTTGGCGGGTGAACCCTATTCAGCATTGCCTGGAAGGGAAAAAAAACAATTCTAATTCTGTGATTTCGGATGAACTAATGAAAGATTAAGCTAACTGCACTGGAAATTGAGTGTGATATACCCATAAATTTTGGGGCAAGTTACTAATTAAAGGAGATAAAAGATGGACGTTTGAATTAGACTGTGAATCAGAAGcatttgatgatgatgaaactggaagCAATGATGTTGCTGAGAATCCAATAAAATGTCTTCGTCCACAAGAGCAGAATCTACTGGTGTGTAATGAATCCAACAGATAGGatccgttcttcttcttctccgattGTTCCAAACCTGTCTCCTTCGAAGACGATTCGCAAGGAATTGTAGAAGTAGAAAATAAATTAGGGGGGCATAGAGTTCTGGTAGAGGGAAGAAATGATGAAGAGAACTGTGGGAGTAGAGAAAATGAATGGTGCATCATTGTATTTTTGTCTAGTTAGAACCTCTGCAAGTGGTGTCTACTGTCCAAGTAGTACAAACGATTTTGCCACCCGTCATCAAACCCGGATAAAGTTACAACCCGTTTGCACCGTGTACATTAATCATATTTCAGGACTGTTAGTGTTAAAAGGTTATCACTAATCATTCCCCATTACAACTAAACTAGAAGATGGTTGTAAAACCAACGGATGCTCTAAACAGTGTAGTCAAAAATACGAGATTAACAAAACGAGAAAAAAAACACTAGCTCTCTAGCGGGTACTAGCACAGGTAAGGTAAAATCATTTTACTACCGGATTTATGTTTATGAACAACTGAACTTCTCCGAGGTCAGAGTACAGCAGCTAGACTAACACGTGGCTAAAACATAATAGAGTGCTCCTGTACTATCAATCAATGCATACATAGTAACAAAACACAGCATTTTCATGCTTCCAAAATATAATCAAGTACATCATTTGTTAGAAACCATGTTCAGCAAATGGTGTCTATATATATACATTTTTCAACGCGCAACCCCCTCGTCAGTAATTAGCATATGCACAGACACAACCTGAATTTTAGGTGTAATACACGAATTACTATTTGGAAGGTTGTGTATCAGTCGATCTTGCCTGCATATTTGGATCTTGTTCGTGAGACCTGTAAATAACAACCATACAATTAAATCAGTTCGGTataaccaaaaacaacaaaaaatgatTCAGCTTATTGTTGTCTAATGTAAATAATACTATAAGATAAAGAGGTGTTTAGCAGCTTAAAGGGCACTCCAACACAATACTACACAAACTTGAGCTTTTTCGGATAACACAGTACCTATAACAGTTTCCACGTTTCTAGTGATGAGatcatgaaaatatgaaaagaagATCCATATATAGAGGAAAAACCACAAAATACTGCACAAACTTGAGCTTTTTCatatgacttccttaaaatagaATATGACTCACTCACTGTATTGCACCAGAGGTACCAAGGCCAGCTGGCAATGAACCTTCAAAAGCATTTGCTACCGCTTCGACAGTTTCTGAGAGAGCTGTCTTCATATCAGAGATTATGGACTCCATATGCTCTTTATACTTCGAAGCAGAATCAACCAGGGAGAGTAATTCACGAGCACACATCTGGATTTCTTCCACCTGCTGTTTGATAGTAAATT
Coding sequences within:
- the LOC113273989 gene encoding methyltransferase-like protein 7A isoform X3, coding for MMHHSFSLLPQFSSSFLPSTRTLCPPNLFSTSTIPCESSSKETGLEQSEKKKNGSYLLDSLHTSRFCSCGRRHFIGFSATSLLPVSSSSNASDSQSNSNAMLNRVHPPKPDWYEEFFALVMEKGMASYEDEVAGYKEKLFSSLRGRKCKDVLELGIGTGPNLKYYAGDVGVHVYGVDPNKKMEKYAAAAALAAGLPSTNFYYTQAVGEALPANDASMDAVVGTLVLCSVKDVKATLKEVKRVLKPGGLYVFMEHVAAEGGTGLRFVQNVADPLQQLLADGCHLTRETGKYIFEAGFSDVNINKISVSSASYISPRVYGTACK
- the LOC113273989 gene encoding uncharacterized protein LOC113273989 isoform X4, translating into MMHHSFSLLPQFSSSFLPSTRTLCPPNLFSTSTIPCESSSKETGLEQSEKKKNGSYLLDSLHTSRFCSCGRRHFIGFSATSLLPVSSSSNASDSQSNSNVHLLSPLISNLPQNLWAMLNRVHPPKPDWYEEFFALVMEKGMASYEDEVAGYKEKLFSSLRGRKCKDVLELGIGTGPNLKYYAGDVGVHVYGVDPNKKMEKYAAAAALAAGLPSTNFYYTQAVGEALPANDASMDAVVGTLVLCSVKDVKATLKGLALLSFGHLLYNRLFISSITIKNTLSKAKILFYHCYQK
- the LOC113273989 gene encoding methyltransferase-like protein 7A isoform X1, which codes for MMHHSFSLLPQFSSSFLPSTRTLCPPNLFSTSTIPCESSSKETGLEQSEKKKNGSYLLDSLHTSRFCSCGRRHFIGFSATSLLPVSSSSNASDSQSNSNVHLLSPLISNLPQNLWAMLNRVHPPKPDWYEEFFALVMEKGMASYEDEVAGYKEKLFSSLRGRKCKDVLELGIGTGPNLKYYAGDVGVHVYGVDPNKKMEKYAAAAALAAGLPSTNFYYTQAVGEALPANDASMDAVVGTLVLCSVKDVKATLKEVKRVLKPGGLYVFMEHVAAEGGTGLRFVQNVADPLQQLLADGCHLTRETGKYIFEAGFSDVNINKISVSSASYISPRVYGTACK
- the LOC113273989 gene encoding methyltransferase-like protein 7A isoform X2, giving the protein MMHHSFSLLPQFSSSFLPSTRTLCPPNLFSTSTIPCESSSKETGLEQSEKKKNGSYLLDSLHTSRFCSCGRRHFIGFSATSLLPVSSSSNASDSQSNSNVHLLSPLISNLPQNLWAMLNRVHPPKPDWYEEFFALVMEKGMASYEDEVAGYKEKLFSSLRGRKCKDVLELGIGTGPNLKYYAGDVGVHVYGVDPNKKMEKYAAAAALAAGLPSTNFYYTQAVGEALPANDASMDAVVGTLVLCSVKDVKATLKVKRVLKPGGLYVFMEHVAAEGGTGLRFVQNVADPLQQLLADGCHLTRETGKYIFEAGFSDVNINKISVSSASYISPRVYGTACK